In Candidatus Gastranaerophilales bacterium, one genomic interval encodes:
- a CDS encoding cell division protein FtsQ/DivIB: YKILTYEDYTKWSDEEIKYLNIFAQRLEDYSGEKLIYIDIRSKNNTYARLETVKVRIGELNSTLKTRIMRLNSIMPQIENLKNKIDYIDLRWDDSTYIKQRTPGSAPEEELIEEAEPTPVETPAPKKETVNQPAVPSVQTQAGTPAAPQKTAAPAQTEAKKEQTVKKTETKPVQPKSQTVAAPKPSTVKSNTTVSKPTAPKAKPEAEKEPVKLDAPPVPTVLMPE; this comes from the coding sequence TATAAAATCCTTACGTATGAAGATTATACAAAATGGTCCGATGAAGAAATCAAATATCTTAATATCTTTGCCCAAAGACTTGAAGATTATTCAGGCGAAAAACTTATCTATATTGATATCCGCTCAAAAAATAATACTTATGCAAGGCTTGAAACGGTAAAAGTCAGAATAGGTGAGCTGAATTCCACGCTCAAAACAAGAATTATGCGCCTTAACTCAATAATGCCTCAAATTGAAAATCTTAAAAACAAAATAGACTATATAGATTTAAGGTGGGATGATTCTACCTATATCAAGCAAAGAACACCCGGGTCGGCTCCTGAAGAAGAACTCATTGAAGAAGCCGAACCAACACCGGTTGAAACTCCCGCACCAAAAAAGGAAACTGTAAACCAGCCTGCTGTTCCTTCCGTTCAAACACAAGCGGGGACGCCGGCAGCTCCCCAAAAAACTGCCGCTCCCGCCCAAACAGAGGCAAAAAAAGAACAAACAGTCAAAAAAACTGAAACAAAACCTGTCCAACCAAAGTCTCAGACTGTTGCAGCACCTAAACCTTCAACCGTAAAAAGCAATACAACAGTATCAAAACCCACAGCGCCAAAAGCAAAACCCGAAGCTGAAAAAGAACCTGTTAAGCTTGATGCTCCGCCTGTACCTACAGTTTTAATGCCCGAATAA
- a CDS encoding LD-carboxypeptidase yields MSLNKIYPKVLQKGDKIAFVSPAGSVSYQEKFEKAQAFFENAGYSVVIMPNSRKINGYLAGDDEDRLEDLMSAFSDTSINAIIANRGGYGCLRLLDKIDYNVIKNNPKIFVGYSDITALHCAFYKYAGLVTFHGAFSLDDFGCDEVDEYTKTSFFETLEGKNTNKPLENKFAYTSIVDAEVQAPLSGGNLTVLCSLLQTPYFPDLKGRVLFLEDVAEPLYKIDRMLYQLELAGILGQIKGLLIGKFSGLCENQTKAELLLFEMLEKLTSKYKIPAGYGFSAGHETSKATLPLNVEYYFNSLKGELKILEQPVLFGH; encoded by the coding sequence ATGAGCTTAAATAAAATTTACCCCAAAGTTTTACAAAAGGGCGATAAAATCGCTTTTGTTTCGCCTGCAGGTTCTGTAAGCTATCAGGAAAAATTTGAAAAAGCACAAGCCTTCTTCGAAAATGCCGGTTATTCTGTTGTAATTATGCCCAATTCAAGGAAAATTAACGGTTATTTGGCAGGTGATGATGAAGACAGGCTCGAAGATTTAATGAGTGCATTCAGCGACACTTCCATAAACGCTATTATTGCAAATCGCGGCGGATACGGCTGCCTGCGCCTTCTTGATAAAATTGATTATAATGTTATAAAAAATAACCCGAAGATTTTTGTCGGCTACAGTGATATTACGGCGTTACATTGCGCTTTTTATAAATATGCAGGGCTTGTAACTTTTCACGGGGCTTTTTCTTTGGACGATTTCGGCTGTGATGAGGTTGATGAATATACAAAGACTTCTTTTTTTGAAACGCTGGAGGGGAAAAATACAAATAAACCGCTGGAAAACAAGTTTGCATATACTTCTATAGTTGATGCAGAAGTTCAGGCACCTTTAAGCGGGGGGAATTTGACGGTTTTGTGTTCTTTGTTGCAAACACCTTATTTCCCTGATTTAAAGGGCAGAGTTTTATTTTTAGAGGATGTTGCCGAGCCTCTTTATAAAATAGACAGAATGCTCTATCAACTTGAATTGGCAGGAATTTTAGGGCAGATTAAAGGGCTGTTGATAGGTAAATTTTCCGGCTTATGTGAAAATCAAACGAAAGCCGAACTGCTGCTTTTTGAAATGCTGGAAAAACTCACTTCAAAGTATAAAATCCCCGCAGGGTACGGGTTTAGCGCAGGTCATGAAACCTCAAAAGCAACGCTGCCTTTAAATGTAGAGTATTATTTTAACTCTTTAAAAGGCGAATTAAAGATTTTAGAACAGCCTGTGTTATTCGGGCATTAA
- the dnaX gene encoding DNA polymerase III subunit gamma/tau → MKKLSEKYVPLYRKYRPASFNEVVGQEVIVKTLGNAVSLNKIAHAYLFCGPRGTGKTSIARIFAKTLNCLNLKDTTPCGKCAHCLDMQNSISLDVIEIDAASNRKVEDARNLLEKVQFSPVLGKRKIYIIDEVHMLTTEAFNTLLKTLEEPPENLVFILATTESHKVLETIVSRCQKFDFKRITPKDIVNRLEEISKKENINIKKEALEFIARKSAGGLRDAIALLDQSSILAQEDQPVTKENISTLLGSISDDDLFETASIIAKKDAQSMLKYIKNILDKGNDPNQILKELTGYFRNLMLLSVCKTPDEGAAITELSEDICQKLMRQSKDFSTVEITQIIEKLSEHEKNLRNSTNPYVWLDVALISIASREDMTNLKNLTERIENLENNKTLISPQVTNKEPVIAKVRELPKVEEIKPPEITKPREIKEEPKSEPAENISMPDKEEIPTPEPEQEIDWQIFLNKVQTINMAVFALLRTHAKAISLNSKKIELAFKNDVFISKTKNKQQVLEATAKELFGTCPLINLRLLRDDDFKKKTVTEKAYTEESPITPANSTVAEKPGDTVEENEIAEELELTKTKIKAISVGNPEISDQTQSILELFSGKIIE, encoded by the coding sequence GTGAAGAAATTGAGTGAAAAATACGTTCCTTTGTATAGAAAATACCGCCCCGCTTCGTTTAATGAAGTAGTAGGACAGGAAGTAATCGTAAAGACTTTGGGCAATGCTGTTTCACTGAACAAAATTGCTCATGCTTATCTGTTTTGCGGTCCGAGGGGTACGGGCAAAACCTCCATTGCAAGGATTTTCGCCAAGACTCTAAACTGCCTTAACCTCAAGGATACAACACCTTGCGGTAAATGCGCTCACTGCCTTGATATGCAAAATTCGATTTCTCTTGATGTAATTGAAATCGATGCGGCAAGCAACAGAAAAGTCGAAGATGCCAGAAACCTTCTTGAAAAAGTACAATTTTCGCCGGTCTTAGGCAAAAGAAAAATATATATAATAGACGAAGTCCATATGCTTACAACAGAGGCATTCAATACTTTGCTCAAAACGCTTGAAGAACCGCCCGAGAATTTGGTATTCATTCTTGCTACAACAGAATCACACAAAGTTCTGGAAACCATTGTAAGCCGCTGCCAAAAGTTCGACTTCAAGAGAATAACCCCGAAAGATATAGTAAACAGGCTTGAAGAAATTTCTAAAAAAGAAAATATCAATATAAAAAAAGAAGCATTGGAATTTATCGCAAGAAAATCAGCGGGCGGATTAAGAGATGCCATTGCTTTACTTGACCAAAGTTCAATTTTAGCGCAAGAAGACCAACCGGTTACAAAAGAGAATATTTCTACGCTGCTTGGCAGCATAAGTGATGATGATTTGTTTGAAACAGCTTCTATAATTGCAAAAAAAGACGCTCAATCAATGTTAAAATACATAAAAAATATTTTGGATAAAGGCAACGACCCTAACCAAATTTTAAAGGAGTTAACGGGGTATTTTAGAAATCTTATGCTGTTAAGCGTATGCAAAACTCCTGATGAAGGCGCCGCCATTACGGAATTATCCGAAGATATATGCCAAAAATTAATGCGGCAAAGCAAAGACTTTTCTACGGTTGAAATAACTCAAATCATAGAAAAATTATCGGAACATGAAAAAAATCTGAGAAACTCTACAAATCCGTATGTTTGGCTTGATGTAGCTTTAATCTCCATAGCCTCAAGAGAAGATATGACGAACCTGAAAAATCTTACGGAAAGAATAGAAAATCTTGAAAATAATAAAACTTTAATATCTCCGCAGGTAACAAATAAAGAGCCTGTTATTGCCAAAGTCAGGGAATTGCCGAAAGTTGAGGAAATAAAACCGCCTGAAATAACCAAGCCTCGGGAAATAAAGGAAGAACCAAAATCCGAACCCGCAGAAAATATTTCAATGCCTGACAAAGAAGAAATTCCGACCCCGGAACCCGAACAGGAAATTGACTGGCAAATTTTCCTTAACAAAGTTCAAACGATTAATATGGCTGTATTTGCTCTACTTCGTACGCATGCAAAAGCTATTTCCTTAAATTCAAAAAAAATAGAATTAGCGTTCAAAAACGATGTTTTTATCAGCAAGACAAAAAACAAGCAGCAAGTGCTTGAAGCAACTGCAAAAGAGCTGTTTGGAACCTGTCCTTTAATCAATTTAAGATTATTAAGGGATGATGATTTCAAAAAAAAAACAGTAACTGAAAAGGCTTATACCGAAGAGTCTCCCATCACACCTGCTAACAGTACTGTTGCAGAAAAACCGGGCGATACTGTCGAAGAAAACGAAATAGCGGAAGAACTTGAACTGACAAAAACAAAAATCAAAGCAATTTCCGTAGGAAATCCCGAAATATCAGACCAAACGCAGTCAATATTAGAATTATTTTCAGGAAAAATAATAGAGTAA
- a CDS encoding dicarboxylate/amino acid:cation symporter, with protein sequence MKLHWQILVALGLGAKRNWHIFIALLLGIAVGLIFPADVYPSVNKILVFVGQGFIKLIQMVVIPLVVSAIIVGIASMGNSKQLGKIGLKMIFYYFLITLAAVVIGFTLAFLLNPGQGAENFIDAKSAAAAQASFEAVKQHHGNVGKMILEMIPQNPIAALANADMVPLIIFSVLFALALATIGDINRPIVSFFESVFAAMMKLTDWIMVLATPGIFALTASAISHFGIGVFNNIGTYLLTFALGVMIQLFVTYPIILKVFSKVNVIALYRAVAEALMVAFGTASSSATLPVTIACCERRAGISNKICGFVLPLGATMNMDATAMLQCIAVVFLAQAYGVPLDIQTILLVGFLAVVASSTSAGIPGAGLITIALILNSLGLSHEQLVEGFAFLFALDRLTDMLRTMVNVASDTVVAAAIASNEGEIDYDLLGNQNVWKEVV encoded by the coding sequence ATGAAACTACATTGGCAAATACTGGTTGCACTTGGTTTAGGTGCAAAACGCAACTGGCACATTTTTATAGCTTTATTACTAGGTATAGCGGTAGGATTGATTTTCCCTGCCGATGTATACCCGTCTGTTAACAAGATTCTGGTGTTTGTAGGTCAAGGATTTATTAAATTAATACAAATGGTTGTAATTCCCCTTGTGGTAAGCGCTATTATCGTTGGTATAGCAAGTATGGGGAACTCAAAACAGCTCGGCAAAATCGGGCTTAAAATGATTTTTTATTATTTCTTAATAACGCTTGCTGCCGTTGTAATAGGTTTTACGTTAGCGTTTTTGCTCAACCCCGGGCAAGGTGCGGAAAACTTCATTGATGCTAAAAGCGCTGCTGCTGCCCAGGCAAGTTTTGAAGCTGTGAAACAACACCATGGCAATGTAGGCAAGATGATTTTAGAGATGATTCCGCAAAATCCTATTGCAGCTTTAGCTAACGCTGATATGGTTCCTCTGATTATCTTCTCTGTACTGTTTGCATTGGCTCTTGCTACTATAGGCGATATTAACAGACCGATTGTGTCTTTCTTTGAGTCGGTATTTGCCGCAATGATGAAACTTACCGATTGGATAATGGTTTTAGCCACTCCCGGTATATTTGCCCTTACAGCCTCCGCTATCTCGCATTTCGGCATAGGTGTGTTTAATAATATCGGAACATACCTGTTGACCTTTGCTTTAGGTGTAATGATACAGCTTTTTGTAACTTATCCAATAATATTAAAAGTGTTCAGCAAAGTTAATGTAATAGCGCTATACAGAGCAGTAGCCGAAGCGCTTATGGTTGCGTTCGGGACAGCAAGCAGTTCCGCAACACTACCCGTTACTATTGCCTGCTGCGAACGACGTGCAGGTATCTCAAACAAAATTTGCGGGTTTGTCCTTCCGCTTGGCGCTACAATGAATATGGATGCAACAGCAATGCTGCAGTGTATAGCCGTTGTATTTTTAGCTCAGGCTTATGGTGTTCCTCTTGATATTCAAACTATCCTGCTTGTCGGATTTTTAGCAGTCGTGGCTTCAAGCACATCTGCAGGTATCCCCGGAGCAGGCTTGATTACAATAGCTCTCATTTTAAACAGCCTTGGTTTATCGCACGAACAACTGGTTGAAGGCTTCGCCTTCCTGTTTGCTCTTGACAGGTTAACAGATATGCTTCGTACTATGGTGAACGTCGCAAGCGATACCGTGGTTGCCGCTGCCATTGCATCTAATGAAGGTGAAATAGATTATGACCTTCTCGGTAACCAAAATGTTTGGAAAGAAGTAGTTTAA
- a CDS encoding radical SAM protein, protein MAKQKNIINQPHKEIFLYTPASKLPDALNIWFCFPALYSIGMSSLGYLHIFRLMDENPKANCQRVFTDTADFSDPKGLDLIGFSSSFEFDFLNIFKMLEEFKIPLSAKDREENCPLIFGGGIALSANPKPISDIFDFILIGDGEEVINKITDKLYEIRTLSRKEKLIELAKIEGIYVPGINNCADVKKQTCRITNAVYTPIITADTLFDNMFVVEVTRGCPFQCNFCLASHLNQPVRYASYESIIEAINIGLEKTDKIGLLGALVPANPCFKEVCEYLYKLRDTKKFQISISSLRVDSIDDLTVKTLVKCGQKSATIAIEAGSQRMRDLINKNLKEEEIFNAIDIIYKNGLKAVKIYAIIGFPEETQDDTEALITLMKNIKQRFKTLKLTLALNTFIPKRHTPFENTLPENKKTLEKKLNLIKKEMHKLGIALRPSSINWDWFQYVISCADERGSEFLKKTYSYGSNLGSFKKAYRDIYD, encoded by the coding sequence ATGGCAAAACAAAAAAATATTATAAATCAGCCGCATAAAGAAATTTTTTTGTACACACCTGCCTCTAAACTGCCTGATGCGCTTAATATTTGGTTTTGTTTTCCAGCTCTATATTCAATAGGGATGTCGTCTTTAGGCTATCTGCATATTTTCAGGCTTATGGACGAAAATCCAAAAGCAAACTGCCAAAGAGTTTTCACCGATACTGCCGATTTCTCGGACCCTAAAGGTCTGGATTTGATAGGATTTTCTTCATCATTTGAGTTTGATTTTTTGAATATTTTTAAAATGCTTGAAGAGTTCAAAATCCCGCTTTCCGCTAAAGACAGAGAAGAAAATTGCCCTTTAATTTTTGGCGGCGGTATAGCTTTGAGTGCCAATCCAAAGCCTATCTCTGATATTTTCGATTTTATACTTATCGGCGACGGTGAAGAAGTTATAAACAAAATAACAGATAAACTCTATGAAATCAGAACCTTAAGCCGCAAAGAGAAACTTATTGAGCTGGCTAAAATAGAGGGGATATACGTTCCGGGTATAAACAACTGCGCGGATGTAAAAAAGCAAACCTGCCGGATTACCAATGCTGTTTACACACCTATTATCACAGCGGATACGCTGTTTGATAATATGTTTGTAGTTGAAGTTACAAGAGGCTGCCCTTTTCAATGCAATTTTTGTTTGGCAAGCCATTTGAACCAGCCTGTCAGATATGCAAGCTATGAAAGTATTATTGAAGCAATAAACATAGGGCTTGAGAAAACAGATAAAATAGGACTTTTAGGCGCATTAGTTCCTGCAAACCCTTGTTTTAAAGAAGTCTGTGAGTATTTATACAAACTTAGAGATACAAAAAAATTTCAAATTTCCATCTCCTCGTTAAGGGTTGACAGTATTGATGACTTGACTGTAAAAACACTGGTCAAATGCGGGCAAAAGAGCGCTACCATAGCCATTGAAGCGGGTTCGCAAAGAATGAGAGATTTAATAAACAAAAACCTCAAAGAAGAAGAAATCTTTAATGCTATTGATATTATTTACAAAAACGGGTTAAAAGCCGTAAAAATCTATGCAATCATAGGTTTCCCCGAAGAAACCCAGGATGATACAGAGGCGCTTATAACCTTGATGAAAAATATAAAACAAAGGTTCAAAACCTTAAAATTAACTTTAGCGCTCAACACCTTTATACCTAAAAGGCACACTCCTTTTGAAAATACACTGCCCGAAAATAAAAAAACTCTTGAGAAAAAACTAAACCTTATAAAAAAAGAAATGCATAAACTCGGCATTGCGCTCAGACCGAGCAGTATCAACTGGGATTGGTTTCAATATGTAATTTCATGTGCCGATGAAAGAGGAAGCGAATTTTTGAAAAAAACTTATTCATACGGCAGCAACCTCGGCAGTTTCAAAAAAGCTTACCGTGATATTTACGATTAA
- a CDS encoding glycosyltransferase family 4 protein has protein sequence MTKNIAYINHTFEDNAFSSGGEKVNFQILKALIENFEVDIYFVNNKLEGDYNIKNFYQMPEENFLQNALQIANSKNYDATISTNFAIPTDIVYLHEHSRAYREKIVKTPFENLISSIFSAKRHKRSQFEMEAQKELISQYNVILTPSSVLKNDLINLLGADGKNIYILPPCIDNTLENIEPQSEKRVFTFGLIARGFDNKGGYIFLNALGRLKKYNPKFRAKIIYPYEKTGLFLRLYLKLFGLENRVEFIKYQPDMNNFYTNIDCLVMPSKRETFGLGTLEAMSFGKIVVISSRCGAKDIIEHNKNGFVFDITKKPDKNLANVLKDILDKQNDLDNLKMAALYTAKEYNFEKFKSELERIINNFSRTKQEDSDIE, from the coding sequence ATGACTAAAAACATTGCATATATTAATCATACGTTTGAAGATAACGCTTTCTCGTCCGGAGGAGAAAAAGTTAATTTTCAAATTTTAAAAGCTTTAATCGAAAATTTTGAAGTTGATATTTATTTTGTAAACAATAAGTTAGAAGGCGACTATAATATAAAAAACTTCTATCAGATGCCGGAGGAAAATTTTTTACAAAACGCCCTTCAAATTGCAAATTCAAAAAATTACGACGCTACAATTTCAACAAATTTTGCCATTCCTACAGATATAGTCTATCTTCATGAGCATTCAAGGGCATACCGCGAAAAGATTGTCAAAACACCTTTTGAAAATCTTATATCAAGTATCTTTAGCGCCAAAAGACATAAACGTTCCCAGTTTGAAATGGAAGCTCAAAAAGAACTTATATCACAATACAACGTAATACTGACGCCATCATCTGTATTAAAAAACGATTTAATCAACCTTCTCGGTGCAGACGGCAAAAATATTTATATACTCCCGCCATGTATAGATAATACCCTTGAAAACATTGAACCTCAAAGCGAAAAGAGAGTATTTACCTTCGGTCTTATAGCAAGAGGTTTTGACAACAAAGGCGGATATATATTTTTAAATGCGCTCGGCCGGTTAAAAAAATACAACCCGAAATTTCGCGCAAAAATAATCTATCCTTACGAAAAGACGGGATTATTTTTAAGGTTATATTTAAAGCTGTTCGGGCTTGAAAACAGGGTTGAATTTATAAAGTATCAACCGGATATGAATAATTTTTATACAAATATAGATTGCCTTGTAATGCCTTCTAAAAGGGAAACCTTTGGACTCGGTACACTGGAGGCGATGAGTTTTGGCAAGATAGTTGTAATCAGTTCAAGGTGCGGGGCAAAAGATATTATTGAGCATAATAAAAACGGATTTGTATTCGATATAACTAAAAAACCCGATAAGAACCTTGCTAATGTTTTAAAAGATATTTTAGATAAACAAAATGACCTTGATAACCTTAAAATGGCAGCGCTATATACCGCTAAAGAATATAATTTTGAGAAGTTTAAAAGTGAGCTTGAAAGAATTATAAATAATTTCAGCCGTACTAAACAAGAGGATAGCGATATTGAATAA
- a CDS encoding prenyltransferase, whose protein sequence is MNNIISVIWKWLCISRIYALPMTVCAWLIVFSYGLKQGGSLTYGVIALMGLCFAHLGANLFDEFADYMIEAKKNNNFAGLNLKKGKCRFLINKEITPKQTFMVVLFYFFAAAITGLILFYFTGYPVLIVALLGGIIAILYPRLPYLGLGEAGIGLNFGFLLFIGVYYVMTQSFSLNVILIAISSTLITLVLLHTDYMMDLSADNINQKKTLCTMLKDRQKGFYLLIIMVFAAYVNIGLLIIFKILPPLSLITFLSLPTVFELIKNLQTYLQDNNSLVKKTFYMGPMEDEQILDVQRKAIMQRMFIARNTAFFFSLFLSLSILFS, encoded by the coding sequence TTGAATAATATTATTTCTGTTATTTGGAAATGGCTTTGCATTTCAAGAATTTATGCGCTTCCAATGACAGTTTGTGCATGGCTGATAGTTTTTTCTTACGGTTTAAAACAAGGCGGCAGCCTCACATACGGCGTCATTGCCCTTATGGGTTTATGTTTTGCGCATTTAGGCGCAAATCTTTTTGATGAATTTGCAGATTATATGATTGAAGCGAAAAAAAATAACAACTTTGCAGGACTGAACTTAAAAAAAGGTAAATGCCGGTTTTTAATAAATAAAGAAATAACCCCGAAACAAACCTTTATGGTAGTGCTTTTTTACTTTTTTGCGGCAGCAATAACAGGGCTTATACTATTTTATTTTACGGGATACCCTGTTTTAATCGTTGCATTGCTTGGCGGTATAATAGCAATTTTATACCCCAGATTGCCATACCTCGGACTGGGGGAAGCCGGCATAGGGCTGAACTTCGGGTTCCTCTTGTTCATAGGGGTCTATTATGTTATGACACAATCTTTCAGCCTTAACGTTATTCTTATTGCCATATCAAGCACATTAATCACTCTGGTTCTTCTGCATACCGATTATATGATGGATTTGTCCGCGGATAATATCAATCAAAAGAAAACTCTTTGCACAATGCTGAAAGACAGGCAAAAAGGTTTCTATTTACTTATAATCATGGTTTTTGCAGCATACGTCAATATAGGGCTGCTCATTATTTTTAAAATACTTCCGCCTTTGTCATTAATAACATTTTTATCGCTGCCCACAGTATTTGAATTAATTAAAAACCTGCAAACGTACCTTCAAGACAATAACAGTCTGGTGAAAAAAACCTTTTATATGGGACCGATGGAGGATGAGCAAATACTCGATGTTCAGAGAAAAGCAATAATGCAAAGAATGTTCATTGCAAGAAACACTGCCTTCTTTTTCTCGTTATTTCTAAGCTTAAGTATTCTTTTTAGCTGA